In the Butyricicoccus intestinisimiae genome, GCCATGCGCGCCGCATCCTCCATCGAATGGGTAACGAGCACAATGGTTGTGCCGTGCAAATCGTGCAGGCGGCGAATGAGTTCGAACATTTCCCGGCGTCCTGCCGGATCCAGTCCCGCCGTCGGCTCATCGAGCACCAAAATCTCCGGCTGCATCGCCACAACGCCCGCCAGCGCGACGCGGCGTTTTTGTCCGCCGGACAGCTCAAACGGCGACTTGTCGCGCAGACTGACATCCAATCCGACATCTTCCATCGCCTGCGCAACACGCCGCTCAATCTCTGCGGCATCCAGTCCCATATTGGTTGGACCATAGGCGATATCCTTGCCAACTGTTTCTTCAAACAGCTGATATTCCGGATACTGGAACACCAGTCCGATGCGAAAGCGCACACGGCGAATATCGCAGTCTGAGGCAAAAATATTTTTTCCGTGCAAAAGCACTTGCCCGTCTGTCGGACGGAGCAGCCCGTTGAGATGCTGAATCAGGGTGGATTTTCCCGAACCGGTATGACCGATAATTGCCAAAAATTCGCCGCGCTCCACGTTTAGATTGACATGGTCGAGCGCCTTTTGCTCAAACGGTGTGCCCTTGCTGTATACATGGCTCAGGTCATGCACTTCCAAAATGGGAATATCTCGTTCGCTCATTTTTGTGCGCCCCCTTTCAGCCATGCTTCCAGCCGGTCGGCGCATTCCGTGACGGTCAATGCATCCATCGGAATCTGCTCTCCAGCGGTCTGGTTGATGCGCTCCAGCAGTTCAATGCTCTGCGGCGCTTCCAGTCCCAACGCGCGCAGCCGTTTGGTCTGTGTGAAAATCTCGCGCGGTGTGCCGTCCATGACGAGATGCCCGCCGTCTAATACTGCGACACGCTGCGCCTGCACCGCTTCATCCATGTGATGTGTAATCAAAATAATGGTAATGTGCTGCTTTTCGTGCAGTTCATGCAAAATACGCATAATGTCCGCACGTCCCTGCGGATCCAGCATAGCAGTCGGCTCATCAAGCACGATGCATTTCGGCTTCATGGCCAGCACGCCGGCAATGGCAACGCGCTGTTTTTGTCCGCCGGACAGCAAATGCGGCGCGTGCAGGTGATAGTCATACATCCCAACCATTTTGAGCGCCTGATAGACGCGGCTGCGGATTTCTTTGGGCTCTACACCCATATTTTCCGGACCAAACGCCGCATCTTCCTCTACGACGGTTGCGACAATCTGATTATCCGGATTCTGAAACACCATACTGCAGGCACGGCGAATGTCCCACAGTTGTTCTTCATCCATGGTATCCATTCCATCCACCCAGATTCTGCCGCCGGACGGCAGATTGATGGCGTTGCACATGCGGGCAAACGTGGATTTTCCCGAGCCGTTTCTACCCAAAATCGCGGTGAACTGTCCATATGGAATTGTAAGATTCACACCGTCCAGCGCCAAATGCGTTGCACGGGAAAAATCTGTATAGCGGAAAGTTAAATTTTCCGCATGAATCATGTCTGACATGGTGTACTTCCTTTATTTTTACCGGTTGGTATTCACCCAGCGTGCCGTATTGCCGCACGGCAGGGCATAGCCCGTCGATTTCACCGGCAGACCCAGCTCCTGACAATCAATATGACCGCCAAAGCGAGAGGCAATCGTTGTGCCGAGAATATATCCCATGACAGCCGGTGCGAGACCTGTCGAATAGCTGTTGACAAGCAGAAACAGCGGATCATCCGACAGCAGCTGAGAGGTCAGCTGAATAAAATCAGCAATGTCATTTTCAATCTTCCAAACCTGTCCCGTCGGTCCTCTGCCGTAGCTCGGCGGATCCATAATGATGCCGTCATACTTATGTCCGCGGCGAATTTCACGCTCGACAAACTTCTTGCAGTCATCGACAATCCAGCGAATCGGACGATCTGCCAGACCCGAAGCCGCCGCATTTTCCTTTGCCCACTGGGTCATGCCCTTGGAGGCATCGACATGGCAGACGCTGGCGCCTGCAGCAGCTGCCGCCAGTGTTGCACCGCCGGTGTACGCAAACAAATTGAGGACTCGCACCGGCTTATCCGACTTGCGAATCAGTCCGTCTACATAATCCCAGTTTGCCGCCTGCTCCGGAAACAAACCGGTATGCTTAAAGTTCATCGGCTTGATGTGAAACGTGAGTTCGCGATAATGAATGTCCCACTGAGACGGCAGCTTTTTGATGTTCCACTTGCCGCCGCCGGAAGACGAGCGATGATAAGACGCATCTGCGGTTCTCCAAGCAGAAACGTTTTTCTGCTTCGGCCAGATTGCCTGCGGGTCCGGACGAACCAGCACCTGCTTGCCCCAGCGCTCTACTTTTTCGCCATTGCCGCAGTCGAGCACTTCAAAATCTTTCCATTTATCTGCAATCCACATATGATTCTCCTGTTATCTATGTTTGGTATATTTCTTCTTTTGGTTGGATTTCTGATCTCTGCGTCCGCCGCCGGAACGATTGCTTGTGCGCGCTGCACGCCGATCTGTCGTTCTGTCCGTTCTGCGCGATGGCTGCGTATTGCGTCCGCGACCGTGCCGTTTGGACGGCTTTTCCGTGTGTAAATGTGCAAAATGTTCATTGGGACGCGGACGAATCAGGCACTCTTTGCCATAGCCGATGAGATCTTCTCGTCCCGCCTGCAGCAGCGCTTTGATGACGATTGCGCGCTTATCCGGTCTGCGCCACTGCAGCAGTGCGCGCTGCATTTCCTTTTCCTCCGGTGTCTTGGCAACATACACCGGCTTCATCGTGCGCGGATCGACGCCGGAATAGTACATCGCTGTGGACAGCGTGCCCGGTGTCGGATAAAAATCCTGCACCTGCTGCGGCATATAGCCAATCGAGTGCAGATATTCTGCCAGATGCACGGCATCGCTCAGCTCTGCGCCCGGATGCGAGGACATCAGATACGGTACCAAGTACTGTTTTTTGCCCAATTTTGCATTGATGCGCTCATACCGCTCCTTGAACCGGCGGTATACGTCAAATGACGGTTTGCCCATATAATACAGCGCATGATCGCTCATGTGCTCCGGTGCGACTTTGAGCTGACCGCTGATATGATACTTGACCAGCTCCAGGAAAAATTCATCGTTGTCATCCGCCATCATGTAATCATAGCGCAGACCCGAACGCACAAATACCTTCTTGACGCCGGGAATTTCCCGCAGCTGACGCAGCAGCTTGAGATAGTCCGAATGATCTGCGCGCAAATTGCCGCAGGCCTTCGGGAACAGACAGCGCTTATTCTGACATAAGCCCTGTGTCTCTTGCTTCTTACAAGCCGGAAAGCGGAAATTTGCCGTCGGGCCGCCGACATCATGAATATATCCCTTAAAATCCGGATGCTGAGCGATGCGCTTACCCTCTGCCACAACCGATTCATGGGAGCGCGAGGAAATATATCTGCCCTGATGGAACGCCAGCGAGCAGAAATTACAGCCGCCGAAACAGCCGCGGTTGTGAATAATCGAAAACTGCACTTCTGCAATCGCCGGAACACCGCCGACAGCCTCATAACTCGGATGATAGGTTCTCTCATACGGCAAACCGTATACCCAGTCCATTTCCTCTGTCGTTAGCGGAATGGACGGCGGATTCTGCACCAGCAGGCGATGGCCATGCTTTTGTACAATTGCTTTTCCCGTAATATGGTCTTGCTGTGCGTACTGTATCTTTACCGATTCTGCGTATTTGATTTTGTCCTCTACTGTTTCTTCCATAGACGGACACCACACAGCGGGGAACGAAATATCTTGTGCATTCTTGGTAAAATATGCCGTGCCGCGAACCTGTTTGCACACGTCCGGTCCGCGCTTTCCCGCCTTCAGATTCGCGGCGATTTCCAGCACGGATTTCTCGCCCATACCGAACATCAGACCGTCTGCTCCCGCATCCTGCAGGATGGACGGCATAATATGATCCGCCCAATAATCATAGTGCGCAAAGCGGCGCAGACTCGCTTCGAGTCCGCCGAGATAAATCGGCGTATTCGGAAACGCACGGCGCGCGAGCTTCGCATATACCGTTACCGCACGATCCGGACGCTTGCCGCCCACACCGCCGGGAGAATACGAATCGTCATGTCTCCGCTTTTTGGATGCCGTATAATGCGCCACCATGGAGTCAATATTGCCGCTGTTAATCAGCACCGCATAGCGCGGCTGTCCCATCGCCGCAAAATCCGCCTCCGAGCGAAAATCCGGCTGGGACAGAATTGCCACGCGATAGCCCGCATCCTCCAGCACACGCGAGATAACCGCCGTGCCAAACGACGGATGATCCACATACGCATCACCGGTTACCAACAGAAAATCACAGTAATACCACCCGCGCGACACCATATCTTCTTTTGAAATCGGCAAAAAGCCGCCTGTTTTCTTTGCCATATCGTCCTCTTTTGACTGATTTTAGAAATTCCTAGTTTTTCTCAGCTTTTATCATACCACAGCAGAGCGGAAGAAGAAACGGAATATTTTACGAATTTCCTGTTTTTTTACTTTTACTTTCCGACACACGCAAAAACGCCCATCCCGCCAGCGGGATGGGCGTCCAACACCCTATTCTATCAATTAGTCGTTGACGTAAGCGGCAACGATCTGACCGATATACATCTTGTGGTAGTCCGGTGCATCGTATGCGTGCTCAAAAATCGGCATATCGGTGCAGTTCTCCGGCGGCAGCTCCTGTGCGTACATCTTCTTGCACACGAGGGTGTATGCAGCTTCCTCAAAGGTCGGCACGCCGTCAATCATGGTCTTGGTCAGACCGGATTCCTTGAGCTTGTCGATGTCGCGGCCGGACTTGGAGCCAGCCAGCTTGAGTGCATCCTCATGTCCCGGCTTCAGGCAGGTCACGGTGAACACATCGTTGTTCTCCATATAGCCAAAGGTGTGACGGGAATGACGCACATAAACGGTCATTGCCGGCTTAAACCACAGTTCGCCCAGCATGCCCCAGTTGATGGTCATGAAATTGAAATCATCCTCTGTACCGGCAGCCAGCAGCATCCACTTGTTGCAGATTTCGTCAATGGCGTTGCCCGGCAGCTCAGTCGGATCAATTTTACGGAAAGACATAGTAAAAACCTCCTTGCGTATCTCTTGTTGTGTATACTGTTATCTTACTATACTCCCGCCGCAATATGCAAGCGGTTTGTGTATTTTCATGTGCTTAGAATTTTGTATCACGGCAGATCTCTTGCGCGCAGCTGCATCTGCATCCAATCATCACGCGTGATGAGCACGCGGCGCGGCTTGGAGCCTTCAAACGGGCCGACAATGCCGCGCTGCTCCATCTGATCGACCAGACGCGCGGCGCGCGCATAGCCCAATTTCAAGCGGCGCTGCAGCATGGATACCGATGCCTGTCCCGACTCGACAACAATGGTAATGGCCTGCGGCAGCAGCTCATCTTCGTCCTCGGAGGCGTCATAGCCGCCGGACGATTCGCTCTCCGCCTGCTTCTCGATGTGATCCATTACCTCCTGCGAATATTCCGCCTCGGCATTTTTCTTCACGTACTGAATGACATGCTCGATTTCTTCGGTGCTGACAAAACAGCCCTGAATGCGCAGCGGTTTATTGAGATTGATAGGAGAGTACAGCATGTCGCCCTTGCCAATCAGCTTATCCGCGCCGACAGTGTCCAAAATAATGCGTGACTCAACCTGCGATGCAACAGCAAACGCGATGCGTGACGGAATGTTCGACTTCATCAGACCGGTGATGACATCGGTGGACGGCCGCTGTGTTGCAACAACCAGATGCATACCGGCGGCACGCGCCTTCTGCGCGATGCGGCAGATAGATGTCTCAACTTCCTTTGCCGCAACCATCATCAAATCCGCCAGCTCATCAATGACAATGACGATTTGCGGCAGATGCTCCATGCGCGGATGCACCATCTGCTGTCCGTCCGCGTCCTCGGTCTGCTGCTCTTGTTCCTGCTGCTGGCGCACCAGTTCATTGTAATCGCTCAGACCGCGCACACCGGATGCAGCAAACAGCGCATAGCGCCGTTCCATCTCGCTAACCGCCCAGCTCAAAGCACCGGATGCCTTTTTCGGGTCTGTGACAACCGGAATCAGCAGGTGCGGAATGCCGTTGTAATTGCCCAGCTCGACCATTTTCGGGTCTACCATGATGAGCCGCACATCCGCCGGTGAAGATTTATACAGCAGTGAAATCAAAATCGAGTTGATGCACACGGATTTACCGGAGCCTGTTGTGCCGGCAATGAGCAAGTGCGGCATCTTTGCCAAATCAATGACCTGTGCCGTGCCAGTGATGTCCTTGCCCAGCGCAACCGACAAGCTCGCACGGGAGTTTTCAAAGTTTTTCGAGCCGATGACATCGCGCAGCGATACCATTTGTACCGTGCGGTTCGGCACCTCAATGCCAACCGCCAGTTTGTCCGGAATTGGCGCAATGCGGACGGTATCTGCGCCCAATGACAGGGCGATATCATCCGACAGCGAGGTGATGCGCGAGAATTTGACACCGCGCTCCATCTGAATTTCAAAGCGTGTGACGGACGGGCCGCGCACAATATTGATAATCTGCACATCAATGCCGAACGAGGACAGCGTATCGACCAGCCGCGCGGCGCTGTCGCGCAGCTCGGCGCGCACATCAGTATTGGAGGATTTCGGCGAACGGTTTAACAGACTGAGCGGCGGATATTGATATTCTGCCGCCGGTACGTCCAGCGCACGGGAAATTTCCTGATGCACTTGCTGCCGTTCCTCTTTGGACGAGCTTTTTTCTTCCTGCGGGACAGCGGCTTGCTGCTCTGCCGCCGCGGCGGCCTCCTCCCAAGGCGGCACATCCGGTTCGGATTTCTGGGTGTTCGCTGTCGGTGTGTGCAGCGCCTCCGTGAGATCCGGCATCACATCCGCCAACCTGCGCCGATTGTCCATTTTCTTCTCATATCGCGCCCGCGAGGCGGCTGCTGCCTCCTCGCGCGCCTGATCAAATGCTTCGTTCTCAATCATGCCGCCGGACAAATCATCGGTCTTTTGCTGTTCAGCGTCACGCTGTGCCTGTTCCTGCTGCTTCATCAGCCGAGCCTTTCGGTGATTGCCGCGCTGATTGCGCAGTCTGCCGATAAGACTGGTCTGTCCGAGTATCTGTGTGCCGTCGTCTTCGTCATCCAGCGGCTGCGTGCGCGTCTTTGCCGGCGTCACGGTCATATCGTGCTCGCGCAGCTGTTCGACGTCCTCATACAGCACGCCGCGCAGACGCATCCAGATGCGCGCCGGTGTGGTGTTGAAGATAATGAGCAGCAAAATCATCATGAGCATGACGAGCAAAATTTTTGCGCCCATGCCGGACAGCAGGAGCGCAAGCACACTTGCCAGCATACCGCCGATGACACCGCCCATATGCAGATTTTGTCCGTTGTGCCACAGCTCAATGATGGATGTGAACGATATCGTCATGCGCGGATGAATGAGGATGCTCTGTGCCAGCGCACTCCACAGCACCGGAAACAGCAAAATACTTGTCACGCGCAGGCGCACCGGCTGCAAATCGCACAGGGCGAACATGCCGCCCACGCACAAGGCAACCCAAAACATCTGCGTGCCCCAGCCAATCAGTCCGCCGACCAGATGCAGCACACCTG is a window encoding:
- a CDS encoding class I SAM-dependent methyltransferase, yielding MWIADKWKDFEVLDCGNGEKVERWGKQVLVRPDPQAIWPKQKNVSAWRTADASYHRSSSGGGKWNIKKLPSQWDIHYRELTFHIKPMNFKHTGLFPEQAANWDYVDGLIRKSDKPVRVLNLFAYTGGATLAAAAAGASVCHVDASKGMTQWAKENAAASGLADRPIRWIVDDCKKFVEREIRRGHKYDGIIMDPPSYGRGPTGQVWKIENDIADFIQLTSQLLSDDPLFLLVNSYSTGLAPAVMGYILGTTIASRFGGHIDCQELGLPVKSTGYALPCGNTARWVNTNR
- a CDS encoding DNA translocase FtsK, which gives rise to MANTKKTSTRTKKTASNKKTSAGTRRTASRSSGTRTTNTAARKRTGTGKNGSARRSAPKRQTQNILQTNQVWNNVTVGIGLLMLAVVLVLALCQMDGILLTGVLHLVGGLIGWGTQMFWVALCVGGMFALCDLQPVRLRVTSILLFPVLWSALAQSILIHPRMTISFTSIIELWHNGQNLHMGGVIGGMLASVLALLLSGMGAKILLVMLMMILLLIIFNTTPARIWMRLRGVLYEDVEQLREHDMTVTPAKTRTQPLDDEDDGTQILGQTSLIGRLRNQRGNHRKARLMKQQEQAQRDAEQQKTDDLSGGMIENEAFDQAREEAAAASRARYEKKMDNRRRLADVMPDLTEALHTPTANTQKSEPDVPPWEEAAAAAEQQAAVPQEEKSSSKEERQQVHQEISRALDVPAAEYQYPPLSLLNRSPKSSNTDVRAELRDSAARLVDTLSSFGIDVQIINIVRGPSVTRFEIQMERGVKFSRITSLSDDIALSLGADTVRIAPIPDKLAVGIEVPNRTVQMVSLRDVIGSKNFENSRASLSVALGKDITGTAQVIDLAKMPHLLIAGTTGSGKSVCINSILISLLYKSSPADVRLIMVDPKMVELGNYNGIPHLLIPVVTDPKKASGALSWAVSEMERRYALFAASGVRGLSDYNELVRQQQEQEQQTEDADGQQMVHPRMEHLPQIVIVIDELADLMMVAAKEVETSICRIAQKARAAGMHLVVATQRPSTDVITGLMKSNIPSRIAFAVASQVESRIILDTVGADKLIGKGDMLYSPINLNKPLRIQGCFVSTEEIEHVIQYVKKNAEAEYSQEVMDHIEKQAESESSGGYDASEDEDELLPQAITIVVESGQASVSMLQRRLKLGYARAARLVDQMEQRGIVGPFEGSKPRRVLITRDDWMQMQLRARDLP
- a CDS encoding energy-coupling factor transporter ATPase, which translates into the protein MSDMIHAENLTFRYTDFSRATHLALDGVNLTIPYGQFTAILGRNGSGKSTFARMCNAINLPSGGRIWVDGMDTMDEEQLWDIRRACSMVFQNPDNQIVATVVEEDAAFGPENMGVEPKEIRSRVYQALKMVGMYDYHLHAPHLLSGGQKQRVAIAGVLAMKPKCIVLDEPTAMLDPQGRADIMRILHELHEKQHITIILITHHMDEAVQAQRVAVLDGGHLVMDGTPREIFTQTKRLRALGLEAPQSIELLERINQTAGEQIPMDALTVTECADRLEAWLKGGAQK
- a CDS encoding flavin reductase family protein yields the protein MSFRKIDPTELPGNAIDEICNKWMLLAAGTEDDFNFMTINWGMLGELWFKPAMTVYVRHSRHTFGYMENNDVFTVTCLKPGHEDALKLAGSKSGRDIDKLKESGLTKTMIDGVPTFEEAAYTLVCKKMYAQELPPENCTDMPIFEHAYDAPDYHKMYIGQIVAAYVND
- a CDS encoding YgiQ family radical SAM protein; translated protein: MAKKTGGFLPISKEDMVSRGWYYCDFLLVTGDAYVDHPSFGTAVISRVLEDAGYRVAILSQPDFRSEADFAAMGQPRYAVLINSGNIDSMVAHYTASKKRRHDDSYSPGGVGGKRPDRAVTVYAKLARRAFPNTPIYLGGLEASLRRFAHYDYWADHIMPSILQDAGADGLMFGMGEKSVLEIAANLKAGKRGPDVCKQVRGTAYFTKNAQDISFPAVWCPSMEETVEDKIKYAESVKIQYAQQDHITGKAIVQKHGHRLLVQNPPSIPLTTEEMDWVYGLPYERTYHPSYEAVGGVPAIAEVQFSIIHNRGCFGGCNFCSLAFHQGRYISSRSHESVVAEGKRIAQHPDFKGYIHDVGGPTANFRFPACKKQETQGLCQNKRCLFPKACGNLRADHSDYLKLLRQLREIPGVKKVFVRSGLRYDYMMADDNDEFFLELVKYHISGQLKVAPEHMSDHALYYMGKPSFDVYRRFKERYERINAKLGKKQYLVPYLMSSHPGAELSDAVHLAEYLHSIGYMPQQVQDFYPTPGTLSTAMYYSGVDPRTMKPVYVAKTPEEKEMQRALLQWRRPDKRAIVIKALLQAGREDLIGYGKECLIRPRPNEHFAHLHTEKPSKRHGRGRNTQPSRRTDRTTDRRAARTSNRSGGGRRDQKSNQKKKYTKHR
- a CDS encoding energy-coupling factor transporter ATPase; translated protein: MSERDIPILEVHDLSHVYSKGTPFEQKALDHVNLNVERGEFLAIIGHTGSGKSTLIQHLNGLLRPTDGQVLLHGKNIFASDCDIRRVRFRIGLVFQYPEYQLFEETVGKDIAYGPTNMGLDAAEIERRVAQAMEDVGLDVSLRDKSPFELSGGQKRRVALAGVVAMQPEILVLDEPTAGLDPAGRREMFELIRRLHDLHGTTIVLVTHSMEDAARMADRLVVMQNGRVFLTGKPEEVFARADELEQAGLTVPQVTKILLELKKRGIPVDTGCYTIEQAVAQLLAYKQAGGKNGC